The following coding sequences lie in one Burkholderia cepacia genomic window:
- a CDS encoding DUF4148 domain-containing protein: MKTMKHAACAVLLIGAAFAAHAQAASTVTRAQVRQELVELQAAGYRTSLASSPDFPENMQAIMQRAAQARGENAGYGDDGRANVESGKPTLPHAIDRGTYAHH; encoded by the coding sequence ATGAAGACGATGAAACACGCGGCATGCGCCGTCCTGCTGATCGGCGCGGCCTTCGCCGCCCACGCGCAAGCGGCATCGACGGTGACGCGCGCGCAGGTCCGCCAGGAACTCGTGGAGCTGCAGGCCGCCGGCTACCGGACGAGCCTCGCAAGCAGTCCCGACTTTCCGGAGAACATGCAGGCGATCATGCAGCGTGCCGCGCAGGCGCGCGGCGAGAACGCCGGTTACGGCGACGACGGCCGGGCGAACGTGGAATCAGGCAAGCCGACGCTGCCGCATGCGATCGATCGCGGCACGTACGCGCATCACTGA
- the gshA gene encoding glutamate--cysteine ligase yields MSNTMTHRQSELLLNRLEALSSGPTRQHLPDGLRGIEKESLRVTRDGMIAFTPHPRALGSALTHPALTTDYSEALIELITPAEGDAAITLERLDDLHRYVYASLGDEMLWNDSMPGLLPADDQIPIADYGSSNIGRLKTVYRRGLAYRYGRTMQCIAGIHYNYSLHEEVWRRLHADEGSTATLVDYQSERYLAQIRNFRRRSWLLMYLFGASPALDTKFLRGKPHKLDTFDADTLYLPYATSLRMSDLGYSNTTAQAALHVDYNTLPGYLDALSKAVSEPYPAYEAIGTHRDGEWIQINTNVLQIENEFYSTIRPKRVTYSGERPLHALASRGVQYIEVRCLDIDPFEPTGIALETARFIDAFLLACALDESAPLDCDAYKEANANFGSVTMEGRKPGLMLTRDGQSVTMQAWADDLMADIETIGRRLDEIRGGDEHARAIAAQREKLADPERTPSARVLRTMRDNGQSFLAFALAQSEAHAAHFRAHPPSADTLRTEQALAAKSLAEQAELEAKEAGSFDAFVAAYRAYTLNRFSV; encoded by the coding sequence ATGTCGAACACCATGACTCACCGCCAGTCCGAACTGCTGCTGAATCGCCTCGAAGCACTGAGCTCGGGCCCGACGCGGCAGCATCTGCCCGACGGCCTGCGCGGCATCGAAAAGGAAAGCCTGCGCGTGACGCGCGACGGGATGATCGCGTTCACGCCGCATCCGCGCGCGCTTGGTTCGGCGCTCACGCATCCGGCGCTGACGACCGACTATTCCGAAGCGCTGATCGAGCTGATCACGCCCGCTGAAGGCGACGCCGCGATCACGCTCGAACGCCTCGACGATCTGCATCGCTACGTCTATGCGTCGCTCGGCGACGAGATGCTGTGGAACGACTCGATGCCTGGCCTGCTGCCGGCCGACGACCAGATTCCGATCGCCGACTACGGCTCGTCGAACATCGGCCGCCTGAAGACGGTGTACCGGCGCGGCCTCGCGTATCGCTACGGTCGTACGATGCAGTGCATCGCGGGCATCCACTACAACTACTCGCTGCATGAAGAAGTGTGGCGGCGCCTGCATGCGGACGAAGGCTCGACGGCCACGCTCGTCGATTACCAGTCGGAGCGCTATCTCGCGCAGATCCGCAACTTCCGCCGCCGCAGCTGGCTGCTGATGTACCTGTTCGGCGCATCGCCCGCGCTCGACACGAAGTTCCTGCGCGGCAAGCCGCACAAGCTCGACACGTTCGACGCCGATACGCTGTATCTGCCGTATGCGACGAGCCTGCGGATGAGCGATCTCGGCTACTCGAACACGACGGCCCAGGCCGCGCTGCACGTCGACTACAACACGCTGCCCGGCTACCTCGACGCGCTGTCGAAGGCCGTGAGCGAACCGTATCCGGCGTACGAGGCAATCGGCACGCATCGCGACGGCGAGTGGATCCAGATCAACACGAACGTGCTGCAGATCGAGAACGAGTTCTACTCGACGATCCGGCCGAAGCGCGTCACGTATTCGGGCGAGCGGCCGCTGCATGCGCTCGCGTCGCGTGGCGTGCAGTACATCGAAGTGCGTTGCCTCGACATCGATCCGTTCGAGCCGACCGGCATCGCGCTGGAAACCGCGCGCTTCATCGACGCCTTCCTGCTCGCGTGCGCGCTGGACGAAAGCGCGCCGCTCGACTGCGATGCGTACAAGGAAGCGAACGCGAACTTCGGCAGCGTGACGATGGAAGGCCGCAAGCCGGGGCTCATGCTCACGCGCGACGGCCAGTCGGTCACGATGCAGGCGTGGGCGGACGATCTGATGGCCGACATCGAAACCATCGGCCGCCGTCTCGACGAAATCCGCGGCGGCGACGAGCATGCGCGCGCGATTGCCGCGCAACGCGAGAAGCTTGCCGATCCGGAACGTACGCCGTCCGCGCGCGTGCTGCGCACGATGCGCGACAACGGGCAGTCGTTCCTCGCGTTCGCGCTCGCACAGAGCGAAGCGCATGCCGCGCATTTCCGCGCCCATCCGCCGTCGGCGGACACGCTGCGCACCGAGCAGGCGCTCGCCGCGAAGTCGCTGGCCGAGCAGGCCGAGCTCGAAGCGAAGGAGGCCGGATCGTTCGACGCGTTCGTCGCGGCCTATCGCGCGTATACGCTGAACCGCTTCAGCGTCTGA
- the ada gene encoding bifunctional DNA-binding transcriptional regulator/O6-methylguanine-DNA methyltransferase Ada gives MKTAYPTDEARWGAVTERDPHADGAFFYAVSTTGVFCRPTCASRLPRRENVSFFADPAAARAAGFRPCKRCQPEGLPRELEIVNRACAVLDAHAERLTLQQLSDAVHVSPFHLQRLFKRVVGVSPRQYQAAQRGAALRQALQSGQPVTQAAVDAGFNSPSRLYASVPRELGMAPSAFRRQGAGLRIDYATASTSLGTVLVAATEQGICRIAFGDEPAALVGELKDAFARAELVEASARLAPFVTQIRAYLDGTRHAFDLPLDIAPTAFQQRVWEALTHIPYGETRSYSEIAEALGSPRAVRAVASACASNPVALAIPCHRVVQKGGALAGYRWGVRRKATLLASEARHSHNDEAEAVTEGSAV, from the coding sequence ATGAAAACCGCCTATCCGACCGACGAGGCCCGCTGGGGCGCCGTGACCGAGCGCGATCCGCATGCGGACGGCGCGTTCTTCTATGCCGTGAGCACGACCGGCGTGTTCTGCCGTCCGACCTGCGCGTCGCGGCTGCCGCGTCGCGAGAATGTGTCCTTCTTCGCCGATCCGGCGGCCGCGCGTGCGGCCGGCTTCCGCCCTTGCAAGCGCTGCCAGCCGGAAGGGCTGCCGCGCGAGCTCGAGATCGTCAACCGCGCATGCGCGGTGCTCGACGCGCATGCCGAGCGGCTCACGCTGCAGCAACTGAGCGACGCCGTGCACGTGAGTCCGTTCCACCTGCAGCGGCTATTCAAGCGCGTGGTCGGCGTGTCGCCGCGCCAGTACCAGGCCGCGCAGCGCGGCGCCGCGCTGCGGCAGGCGTTGCAAAGCGGGCAGCCGGTCACGCAGGCGGCCGTCGACGCGGGTTTCAACTCGCCGTCGCGGCTCTATGCATCGGTGCCGCGCGAGCTAGGGATGGCGCCGTCCGCGTTCCGTCGCCAGGGCGCGGGCCTGCGGATCGACTATGCGACCGCGTCGACGTCGCTCGGTACGGTGCTCGTCGCCGCAACCGAACAGGGCATCTGCCGGATCGCGTTCGGCGACGAACCGGCGGCGCTCGTCGGCGAGCTGAAGGACGCATTCGCGCGGGCCGAGCTGGTCGAAGCGTCTGCGCGGCTCGCGCCGTTCGTCACGCAGATTCGCGCGTATCTCGACGGCACGCGGCACGCATTCGACCTGCCGCTCGACATCGCGCCGACCGCGTTCCAGCAGCGTGTGTGGGAAGCGTTGACGCATATTCCGTACGGCGAAACACGCAGCTACTCGGAGATTGCTGAGGCGCTCGGTTCGCCGCGCGCGGTGCGGGCGGTCGCGTCCGCGTGCGCGTCGAATCCGGTCGCGCTGGCGATCCCGTGCCACCGTGTCGTGCAAAAGGGCGGCGCGCTCGCCGGATATCGCTGGGGCGTGCGCCGCAAGGCGACGCTGCTCGCGTCCGAGGCGCGCCATAGTCACAACGATGAAGCCGAAGCGGTGACGGAGGGTAGTGCAGTTTGA
- a CDS encoding VOC family protein, with translation MKPTIRGIDHIVLRVTDMAAMTRFYCDAVGCHVEKEQPDLGLVQLRAGDALIDLLTVGGPIDRPDSGPPGTGRNLDHLCLRVEPFDPDALIAHFAAHGASPGAPAERYGAGGYGPSIYLFDPEGNMVEFKGPPAAIG, from the coding sequence ATGAAGCCCACCATCCGCGGAATCGATCACATCGTGCTGCGCGTGACCGACATGGCGGCGATGACGCGCTTTTACTGCGACGCCGTCGGCTGCCATGTGGAGAAGGAGCAGCCCGATCTGGGCCTCGTGCAGTTGCGCGCCGGCGATGCGCTGATCGACCTGCTGACCGTCGGCGGCCCGATCGACCGCCCTGACAGCGGCCCGCCCGGCACGGGGCGCAATCTCGATCACCTGTGCCTGCGCGTCGAGCCGTTCGATCCCGATGCTTTGATCGCCCATTTCGCCGCGCATGGCGCGAGCCCAGGCGCCCCGGCGGAACGCTACGGCGCCGGCGGCTACGGGCCGTCGATCTACCTGTTCGACCCGGAAGGCAACATGGTCGAATTCAAGGGGCCGCCGGCCGCGATCGGCTGA
- the speG gene encoding spermidine N1-acetyltransferase: MQLQNDTNTLALRPLERQDLRFVHELNNDAKIMRYWFEEPYETFSELSQLYDRHVHDQRERRFVAVDSQGELVGLVELIELDYIHRRGEFQIIIAPQCQGRGYAGQATRLAIEYAFKVLNMRKLYLIVDTSNAAAIHVYEKCGFQHEAELKEEFFGNGAYHNAYRMCIFQRDYFERQQSTPNKAG, encoded by the coding sequence ATGCAACTCCAGAACGATACCAACACGCTCGCGCTGCGACCGCTGGAGCGCCAGGACCTGCGCTTCGTCCACGAGCTGAACAACGACGCGAAGATCATGCGCTACTGGTTCGAGGAGCCGTACGAAACCTTCTCCGAACTGTCACAACTGTACGACCGCCACGTGCACGACCAGCGCGAACGCCGGTTCGTCGCGGTCGATTCGCAAGGCGAGCTGGTCGGCCTCGTCGAGCTGATCGAGCTCGACTACATCCATCGCCGCGGCGAGTTCCAGATCATCATCGCGCCGCAGTGCCAGGGGCGCGGCTATGCGGGCCAGGCGACGCGCCTCGCGATCGAGTACGCATTCAAGGTGCTGAACATGCGCAAGCTGTACCTGATCGTCGATACGTCGAATGCGGCGGCGATTCACGTGTACGAGAAATGCGGATTCCAGCACGAGGCCGAATTGAAGGAAGAATTTTTCGGAAACGGCGCGTATCACAACGCTTATCGCATGTGCATTTTCCAGCGCGATTATTTCGAGCGTCAGCAATCCACTCCGAATAAGGCAGGGTAA
- a CDS encoding L-lactate permease — protein sequence MSPTDALPPGIVFAQPLTPVANSLLLSFLVAAIPIAVALIALGVLRRPAWQASLAGLVAGLAVAIGAWGMPAGLAFNAVGAGMALAVVPVMWIVFNALLLYNIAVKSGRFDQFRQWMLDNLPDDRRLVLLVVAFSFGCLLEGISGFGTPVAITSALLIALGFPALEALTYTLLFNTAPVAFGALGVPITVLGAVTSLPPATLAQMVGRQLPFFALLLPFYVVGAYGGLRSIRQLWPALLVSGGSFAIAQFVTSNFLGYQLTDVLSSLTSLIVTIGFLQVWKPQPDPQYALARSVPAAAGAARAGFGGWLPWLVVSVVVIVWVHANIAAIGDVKIKWPGLHNAVFVSLYHKPYAAVWDFQPLGTGTAILLSAIITAALTRTGPGAFLECVVKTWRQTWIAIVTVMMIVGLAYLLNYSGISYTLGTGVASTGALFPLVSASLGWIAVFLSGSDTSGNALFGNLQVVAARQLGLDPVLMAATNSSGGVMGKMISPQNIATGVSTTDLKGQEGVVFARTFWHSVILTLLLGVLVFLQQHVLTWMIPALPK from the coding sequence ATGAGCCCTACCGACGCCCTACCGCCCGGCATCGTCTTCGCGCAGCCGTTGACGCCCGTCGCCAACTCGCTGCTCCTGTCGTTCCTCGTCGCCGCGATCCCGATTGCCGTTGCGCTGATCGCGCTCGGCGTGCTGCGCCGCCCCGCGTGGCAGGCGTCGCTCGCCGGGCTCGTCGCGGGCCTCGCGGTCGCGATCGGCGCATGGGGCATGCCGGCCGGGCTCGCGTTCAATGCGGTCGGCGCCGGCATGGCGCTCGCGGTCGTGCCGGTGATGTGGATCGTCTTCAACGCGCTGCTGCTGTACAACATCGCGGTGAAGTCGGGCCGCTTCGACCAGTTCCGGCAGTGGATGCTCGACAACCTGCCCGACGACCGCCGCCTCGTGCTGCTCGTCGTCGCGTTCTCGTTCGGCTGTCTGCTCGAAGGGATCTCGGGATTCGGCACGCCGGTCGCGATCACGAGCGCACTCTTGATCGCGCTCGGCTTCCCCGCGCTCGAAGCGCTCACCTATACGCTGCTGTTCAACACCGCGCCGGTCGCGTTCGGCGCGCTCGGCGTGCCGATCACCGTGCTCGGCGCGGTCACGTCGCTGCCGCCCGCGACGCTCGCGCAGATGGTCGGCCGCCAGTTGCCGTTCTTCGCGCTGCTGCTGCCGTTCTACGTGGTCGGCGCGTATGGCGGGCTGCGTTCGATCAGGCAGCTGTGGCCCGCGCTGCTCGTGTCGGGCGGCAGCTTCGCGATCGCGCAGTTCGTCACGTCGAACTTCCTCGGCTATCAGCTCACCGACGTGCTGTCGTCGCTCACGTCGCTGATCGTGACGATCGGCTTCCTGCAGGTGTGGAAGCCGCAGCCCGATCCGCAATACGCACTCGCGCGCAGCGTACCGGCCGCAGCCGGCGCCGCGCGCGCGGGCTTCGGCGGCTGGCTGCCGTGGCTCGTCGTGTCGGTGGTCGTGATCGTGTGGGTGCACGCGAACATCGCGGCGATCGGCGACGTGAAGATCAAGTGGCCGGGCCTGCACAACGCGGTGTTCGTGTCGCTGTATCACAAGCCGTATGCGGCGGTCTGGGACTTCCAGCCGCTCGGCACGGGCACCGCGATCCTGTTGTCGGCGATCATCACGGCCGCGCTGACGCGCACCGGCCCCGGTGCGTTCCTCGAATGCGTGGTGAAGACATGGCGGCAGACGTGGATCGCGATCGTCACGGTGATGATGATCGTCGGGCTCGCGTACCTGCTGAACTACTCGGGGATCAGCTACACGCTCGGCACCGGCGTCGCGTCGACGGGCGCGCTGTTCCCGCTGGTGTCCGCGTCGCTCGGCTGGATCGCCGTGTTCCTGTCCGGCAGCGACACGTCGGGCAACGCGCTGTTCGGCAACCTGCAGGTCGTGGCCGCGCGGCAGCTCGGCCTCGATCCGGTGCTGATGGCCGCGACCAACTCGTCGGGCGGCGTGATGGGCAAGATGATCTCGCCGCAGAACATCGCGACGGGGGTGTCGACGACGGACCTGAAAGGGCAGGAAGGTGTCGTGTTTGCGCGCACCTTCTGGCACAGCGTGATCCTCACGCTGCTGCTCGGCGTACTGGTGTTCCTGCAGCAGCACGTGCTGACGTGGATGATTCCGGCACTGCCGAAATGA
- a CDS encoding YaeQ family protein produces MALKSTIYKAELQIADMDRHYYADHALTVARHPSETDDRMMVRIVAFALFAHERLEFCKGLSDVDEPDLWQKDLTGAIDVWIEAGQPDERRISKAAGRAGQVTVIAYGGKTSDIWWQGVRSKVERLRNVQVLSLADGVATALGRLAERTMRLQCTVQDGAAWISSADHDPVAVEWTVLKARADA; encoded by the coding sequence ATGGCGCTGAAATCCACGATCTACAAAGCCGAACTCCAAATCGCCGACATGGATCGGCATTACTACGCCGATCACGCGCTGACGGTAGCGCGCCATCCGTCGGAAACCGACGACCGGATGATGGTGCGCATCGTTGCGTTCGCGCTGTTCGCGCACGAGCGGCTCGAATTCTGCAAGGGGCTGTCGGACGTCGACGAGCCCGATCTGTGGCAGAAGGACCTGACGGGTGCGATCGACGTGTGGATCGAGGCCGGCCAGCCCGACGAACGGCGCATCTCGAAGGCGGCCGGCCGCGCCGGGCAGGTCACGGTGATCGCGTATGGCGGCAAGACGTCGGATATCTGGTGGCAGGGCGTGCGCAGCAAGGTCGAGCGGCTGCGCAACGTGCAGGTGCTGTCGCTCGCCGACGGCGTCGCGACCGCGCTCGGGCGGCTCGCGGAGCGCACGATGCGCCTGCAGTGCACGGTGCAGGATGGCGCGGCGTGGATCTCGAGCGCGGACCACGATCCGGTCGCGGTCGAATGGACGGTGCTGAAGGCGCGCGCGGACGCGTAA
- the sap1 gene encoding surface attachment protein Sap1, with protein MMKRTGILFALVGAFCAVSIAQAGGDSAVKPTQEIQLTKNAWGCLSKDNLDSVLSHERDGKSQAKQQYFDDYRCLSVPEGQRFRVVSVDQGDVQFVSADNSDQQGLWTDSRFVKQ; from the coding sequence ATGATGAAGCGTACCGGTATCCTTTTTGCCCTCGTTGGCGCATTTTGCGCGGTGTCGATTGCCCAGGCCGGCGGCGATTCGGCCGTCAAGCCGACGCAGGAAATCCAGCTGACGAAGAATGCCTGGGGCTGCCTGTCGAAAGACAATCTGGATTCCGTACTGAGTCACGAGCGTGACGGCAAGTCGCAGGCGAAGCAGCAATACTTCGACGACTACCGCTGTCTGTCGGTGCCGGAAGGCCAGCGCTTCCGCGTGGTGTCGGTCGATCAGGGCGACGTGCAGTTCGTCAGCGCCGACAACAGCGACCAGCAAGGTCTCTGGACCGATTCGCGCTTCGTGAAGCAGTAA
- a CDS encoding DNA-3-methyladenine glycosylase family protein: MSIDKATITSIADGGQVPPSAQMELRYKAPYDWARVLRFFSGRAIPGVEQVADGVYRRIVDLHGDAGRLIVTKHPRKHCLIATVEGAVARHVDDAFAARVATMFDLGADPAAIGGGLARDPWFAPLVEAAPGLRVPGAWSGFELAVRAIVGQQVSVKAATTIVGRLVERAGERVIHEDDGAPAWRFPTPDALAACDLDKIGMPGKRVAALTGVAHAVAAGDVPVDRAHADLATLRSAWLDLPGIGPWTVEYIAMRAWRDPDAWPASDLVLMQSIAARDPALDRLTSQKRRTEGWRPWRAYAALHLWNEVADRAGGARGG; encoded by the coding sequence TTGAGCATCGATAAAGCAACGATCACATCCATCGCGGACGGCGGCCAAGTGCCGCCGTCCGCGCAGATGGAGTTGCGCTACAAGGCGCCGTACGACTGGGCGCGTGTGCTGCGTTTCTTCAGCGGGCGCGCGATTCCGGGCGTCGAGCAGGTCGCGGACGGCGTGTATCGCCGCATCGTCGACCTGCACGGCGATGCCGGCCGGCTCATCGTCACGAAACATCCGCGCAAGCATTGCCTGATCGCGACCGTCGAAGGGGCCGTCGCACGCCATGTCGACGATGCGTTCGCCGCGCGCGTCGCGACGATGTTCGACCTCGGCGCCGATCCGGCCGCGATCGGCGGCGGGCTCGCGCGCGATCCGTGGTTCGCGCCGCTCGTCGAGGCCGCGCCGGGGTTGCGTGTGCCCGGCGCGTGGTCGGGGTTCGAGCTGGCCGTGCGTGCGATCGTCGGCCAGCAGGTGAGCGTGAAGGCCGCGACGACGATCGTCGGCCGGCTCGTCGAACGGGCCGGCGAGCGGGTGATTCATGAAGACGACGGCGCGCCGGCGTGGCGTTTCCCGACTCCCGACGCGCTGGCCGCGTGCGATCTCGACAAGATCGGGATGCCCGGCAAGCGGGTGGCGGCACTGACGGGTGTGGCGCACGCGGTGGCGGCCGGCGACGTGCCGGTCGATCGCGCGCATGCCGATCTCGCGACACTGCGCAGCGCGTGGCTCGATCTGCCGGGCATCGGCCCGTGGACCGTCGAATACATCGCGATGCGCGCGTGGCGCGACCCGGACGCGTGGCCGGCCTCCGATCTCGTGCTGATGCAGTCGATCGCCGCGCGCGATCCGGCGCTCGACCGGCTCACCAGCCAGAAGCGCCGCACCGAAGGCTGGCGGCCGTGGCGCGCGTATGCGGCGCTTCATTTGTGGAACGAAGTGGCCGACCGCGCGGGCGGCGCGCGCGGCGGGTAA
- a CDS encoding LysR family transcriptional regulator: MFDQLKAFHATVRQGSITRAARHLGVSQPTIAAQIRQVEQVYGVELFYRSGRKLEVTETGIELLPLIEKMIALEAQADIMLRNVGGLFEGHLRIGATGPYYIMDAVGRFSNAHPSIALTCRIGNSEEILQALQEFRIDLAVSSQRNDADGLERKVISTDPLVLVVHRNHPLARFDAIDPAQLADVRLLIREEGSVTRRCTETILAAAGVAAVSVAEIGSREAIREAILHGVGGSLFPLGEAERHPDLRVIALRGVDTTIDEYVYYLKARRQSPAIDAFLACILPDGAEAAGTADAGRTGRRANAR, from the coding sequence GTGTTCGATCAGCTGAAGGCGTTCCACGCGACCGTCCGGCAGGGCAGCATCACGCGCGCCGCGCGCCACCTGGGCGTGAGCCAGCCGACGATCGCCGCGCAGATCCGGCAGGTCGAGCAGGTGTACGGCGTCGAGCTGTTCTACCGCAGCGGCCGCAAGCTCGAAGTCACCGAAACGGGCATCGAGCTGCTGCCGCTCATCGAGAAGATGATCGCGCTCGAGGCGCAGGCCGACATCATGCTGCGCAACGTCGGCGGCCTGTTCGAAGGCCACCTGCGGATCGGCGCGACGGGCCCGTACTACATCATGGATGCGGTCGGCCGTTTCTCGAACGCGCATCCGTCGATCGCGCTCACGTGCCGGATCGGCAACTCCGAGGAAATCCTGCAAGCGCTGCAGGAATTCCGCATCGACCTTGCGGTCTCGTCGCAGCGCAACGACGCCGACGGCCTCGAACGCAAGGTAATCTCGACCGATCCGCTCGTGCTTGTCGTGCATCGCAACCATCCGCTCGCGCGGTTCGACGCGATCGATCCGGCGCAACTCGCCGACGTGCGGCTGCTGATTCGCGAGGAAGGGTCGGTCACGCGCCGCTGCACGGAGACGATCCTTGCGGCGGCCGGTGTCGCGGCCGTGTCGGTTGCGGAGATCGGCAGCCGCGAAGCGATCCGTGAGGCGATCCTGCACGGCGTGGGCGGCAGCCTGTTTCCGCTCGGCGAGGCCGAGCGCCATCCGGATCTGCGCGTGATCGCGCTGCGCGGCGTCGATACGACGATCGACGAATACGTGTACTACCTGAAGGCGCGCCGCCAGAGCCCCGCGATCGACGCGTTCCTTGCGTGCATCCTGCCGGACGGTGCCGAAGCGGCCGGGACCGCCGACGCAGGACGAACGGGGCGGCGGGCAAACGCGCGCTGA